From the Candidatus Hydrogenedentota bacterium genome, the window TCTCCTGAAAGAATGGAATAGACGGATACTCATCTCTTCTCGAATAGTGCCAATCGCAGATCACGATGTCCTTGGGGATTCTGTCAACAGCGGACGCAGTACCATTCTCGCTGCACTCGTATTTGTTGTATCCCATGGCGCTTCTATCGAGCAATCGGTCTCCCCACATGTACATCGTGAGTTTCTTCTCGACTACGAGGTGTTGGTAATAGTCGTTCACGGCTTTGGCGAACAACTCCGCGGGATCCTTGCCTGCGCAACGCGGGCAATTTGGATTCGCGATCAGGAAGACTTCATCCATTCCCACATGAAAGGCGTCGCATTGGAACGCATCGATCAGTTCATCCATGAGGCTGAAGACAATGGGATTCACGTCGGGATGCAACGGACACCAACTGCGGGAGTACACGCCCTCGGCGTCTCGTGGTATCTCGGGTGTCTCGTCGAACTGGGGATACTTCCTCAGAAGAGCGTGATTTCCGCTGCTGCCCCACGATTGATGGCCAAGGCAATTCAACTGCGGTATCAGCCGAATGTTGTGCTTGCGGCAAACGGCGACCAAGGCGGCGACGTCCTCTTTTGTCACCACGGAGCCTTCCACCTCGGCCAATTCAGGGTGGCTCTGAAAGGCGTACTGGTAGTCCATCTGGACAATTAGTGTTGTCACTCCCATTGGAGCGAGTGCTTCATCGACGGCTTTGACGAAGACGGGCCAGCCATCCTTCATCGGGGCGAAGACATGGACTCCGAAAGAAGGCAGAGTTGTTTTGCTGACCGGCGCAGGCTGCGAAAGATGTGCGGATTTCGAGGTTGACGCGCACGATGCAGCCAGGCAAAGAATGGCGACGGCCAAGAAAACAACGTTTCGGTAGTATATGAATTTCATGGTGTGCCCCCCCGCTGAAGTACTGCGAGCTACAAATTCGCTGGGGATATTGTACACGAGGCAATACGGTTGAGGTGAATTCACGGGCATCTTTGAAGACGCAACGGAATCGGAGAGTGGTGATGCATTTGGGAAGTGGGGGAGGGCCGCGCAGCGTGTCCCATGCGTTCCGGGCAAAACACATAGGCGAGGGAGCCAGTATCACGCTGCGCGGCCGGTG encodes:
- a CDS encoding family 20 glycosylhydrolase gives rise to the protein MKFIYYRNVVFLAVAILCLAASCASTSKSAHLSQPAPVSKTTLPSFGVHVFAPMKDGWPVFVKAVDEALAPMGVTTLIVQMDYQYAFQSHPELAEVEGSVVTKEDVAALVAVCRKHNIRLIPQLNCLGHQSWGSSGNHALLRKYPQFDETPEIPRDAEGVYSRSWCPLHPDVNPIVFSLMDELIDAFQCDAFHVGMDEVFLIANPNCPRCAGKDPAELFAKAVNDYYQHLVVEKKLTMYMWGDRLLDRSAMGYNKYECSENGTASAVDRIPKDIVICDWHYSRRDEYPSIPFFQEKGFRVWPSAWRSVTATKALHTFSVGANTGKVPGFLCTTWTSTAELSEALLGQREESSLDPTQAGVLASMREISSLYSKKDR